The proteins below are encoded in one region of Elusimicrobiota bacterium:
- the miaB gene encoding tRNA-2-methylthio-N(6)-dimethylallyladenosine synthase: protein MNFADSDEMGRHMKERGFQPTENEEAADAILVNTCTVRDLAEHKAASFIGRLKEWKMAHPQGLVIVTGCAAERSKDEFKKRFPYIDLIVGAKDIEQFPKELERILSTQEESLPLPELTPTTPNAVVQYVTIMRGCNYNCSYCIVPAVRGREIYLPIEKILAEVADRVGQGAKEIWLLGQTVNSYKPSHAPKPHYDFADLLSDVCAVPGTQRIRFISPHPYYLTDKLIDSMSSNPKVCEHIHLPVQSGSDDMLRKMKRNYTRDLYMRGLERLRRAIPNIAVSTDIIVGFPGETNADFQQTLTLVQEANFDSAYCFQYSPRPGTASAEMKEEVPEMIKEARVNELLALTDSQGTGKAAKLIGTVQEILVEDDKGDGVFRGKTRGAWRARLKSENLKLGDLVQARITGTHSRELHAELI, encoded by the coding sequence ATGAATTTTGCCGATTCGGATGAAATGGGCCGGCACATGAAAGAGCGGGGCTTCCAGCCGACGGAAAACGAGGAGGCGGCCGACGCGATCCTCGTCAACACTTGCACGGTTCGCGATTTGGCGGAGCACAAAGCCGCGTCCTTTATAGGCCGTCTTAAAGAATGGAAAATGGCCCATCCCCAAGGCCTCGTGATTGTGACTGGCTGCGCGGCCGAACGATCGAAGGATGAATTCAAGAAGCGTTTCCCTTATATAGATCTTATCGTCGGCGCCAAAGACATCGAACAATTCCCGAAAGAATTGGAAAGAATTCTCTCCACCCAAGAAGAATCGCTTCCGCTTCCGGAGTTAACCCCGACTACACCAAACGCTGTCGTTCAATATGTGACCATCATGCGGGGATGTAACTACAATTGTTCCTATTGCATTGTTCCCGCCGTGCGTGGTCGAGAGATTTATTTGCCCATCGAAAAAATATTGGCGGAAGTGGCCGATCGCGTGGGACAAGGCGCGAAAGAAATCTGGTTGTTGGGGCAAACCGTGAACTCGTATAAACCGTCCCACGCCCCCAAACCCCATTACGATTTCGCGGATTTGCTCTCCGACGTGTGCGCGGTGCCCGGCACACAACGAATTCGTTTCATCAGCCCTCACCCTTATTATTTAACGGACAAACTCATCGACTCCATGTCCTCCAACCCCAAAGTCTGTGAGCATATCCATTTGCCGGTGCAATCAGGATCGGACGACATGCTCAGAAAAATGAAACGAAACTACACCCGCGACCTATATATGCGCGGCCTTGAACGTTTGAGGCGCGCCATCCCGAACATCGCGGTTTCGACCGATATCATTGTGGGGTTCCCCGGCGAAACAAACGCGGATTTTCAACAAACGTTGACTTTGGTTCAAGAAGCGAATTTTGATTCGGCCTATTGTTTTCAATACTCACCCCGCCCGGGAACGGCCTCTGCTGAAATGAAAGAGGAAGTTCCAGAAATGATCAAGGAGGCGCGCGTTAACGAACTTTTGGCCCTCACCGACTCTCAAGGAACCGGAAAAGCCGCGAAACTCATCGGAACCGTTCAGGAAATATTGGTGGAAGACGACAAGGGAGACGGCGTTTTCCGAGGAAAAACCCGCGGCGCTTGGCGAGCCCGCCTTAAAAGTGAGAACCTCAAATTGGGGGATTTGGTCCAAGCCCGCATCACGGGCACGCACTCGAGAGAGTTGCATGCCGAATTAATTTAG